One Gadus morhua chromosome 1, gadMor3.0, whole genome shotgun sequence DNA segment encodes these proteins:
- the dnmt3ba gene encoding DNA (cytosine-5-)-methyltransferase 3 beta, duplicate a isoform X3: MKRWMAMVSRQNLQMTWASNSRKLCHVHFEDDQFTATKTGGKLKLRPDALPTVFIHRPKPKRRKPIQMDHTYNAKLNFENCKMATNDIVLPDETQEKCSRYSLLRWLNNTLKVKFNHVSQTCSGATHCQFMHWLFPGSLDMSQVKFQAQNEGEFRHNYNLLQEAFDRSGITKGIPVGELVTGSFKANFVFLKWFKTFFTENIKDMDYDPVQARAGEGICPALIMMNSPKRGSSRLEPDVEETKGAQNFPYTEKWKEMYSWAEPSTCGELYAYCSVCGTDLLTYRKGIQDLTRHFVTIKHKTRAKKAQLELQAPKTGPLPCSEVVVQFINKYCSSSSSGGDQPSSGFARYMLGLEFPTDVLSICKQTPYCLYVYGGVTLEEAATVSVVLVGFFDIESATHHIRLLDVLPSPAEEAGEEPKKTGGAVVEAVKRFSLPLINLSAVYVGGTGASAEHVCSQLREFSPNLVAFGDLDKLADAACHAAVTALSASVLKIISELHAYFTSTSMEIDCLKDLFASENNDSKSFHPSRDCLNFSQLVRKMLETWPDLVSFFDSCKKDKDKVQPIFAMLQDANLKATFKFLALALKPLEAFQKHLEMHDGDTGADLLRILQEASSLLHTYAAHFLNPQAAERFLEEHDARVLTDKTLHRSGADLVAGGSAVEELLDEPLTQQFLSFYMTLTGLIAKEVPLSDRILKSMAQLLNPETKLKVTDTAVEELGKRLGVCSTEGEVNQLTKELLEYQQREEEEEEEDGEHQDTSAISLEKHWAGVLKNRNSSSVLRNLVLSLLSFPCPPLEAEIVYAQAVASGDAILFSEDREDSIMEDPISEGTSTSPVQNGIKMKEDCSVSVNYLNGTVKPCTVLLRKLIQSNIGGDKDGLVSSQEGPTRGGNGWETSLRQKPPSRAVFQAGRGTWAKPVGLDKDSPRGRESEDELGKDTSPASSRITLSGRNLRRVQAYQDGKGFLTGELVWGSLKGFSMWPGLVVPWKAKSAPPGMRRVEWFGDGMFSEIPSSGLLPFHAFTRCFCKNSYASLPTYKDAIYQIIELAGERCRKSFGAAKGGKEDELNLMLDWAHGGFLPSGPDGFRPPGSTPADQSDSAQSDYNPPAKRKHVSKAKAIALAVTYNRESMIQEIEDKGKKIEDFCMSCGSPETEIFHPLFVGSLCLKCKDNFMETLYRYDEDGYQSYCTVCCGGLEVILCGNASCCRCFCKDCINILVGQGTFDQLKDIDPWSCYVCKPSECGGNLMLRSDWRLKVQEFFVNNSALAFEPHRVYPSISADQRRPIRVLSLFDGIATGYLVLKELGIKVERYVASEICGDSIAVGMIKHQGKIEYVNDVRTITRKTLAEWGPFDLLIGGSPCNDLSMVNPLRKGLFEGTGRLFFEFYRMLTMMRPKEDDDRPFFWLFENVVFMGANDKSDICRFLECNPILIDAVKVSPAHRARYFWGNVPGMHRPLATSLDDKVGLQDCLEVGRKAKFEKVRTITTKSNSIRQGKDGPLPVDMNGKEDYLWCTEMEQIFGFPKHYTDVNNMGRCQRQRVLGRSWSVPVIRHLFAPLKDYFECESGQ; this comes from the exons ATGAAGAgatggatggcaatggtcagccgtcaaaaccTGCAAATGACATGGGCCAGCAACAGTCGAAAACTATGTCAT gtacactttgaAGATGACCAATTCACTGCCACAAAAACAGGAGGCAAGTTGAAGTTGAGGCCAGATGCTTTGCCAACAGTATTCATTCATCGGCCTAAgccgaagaggaggaaaccaaTCCAAATGGACCACACATATAAcgccaaattaaacttcg AAAACTGCAAGATGGCAACCAATGACATCGTGCTTCCCGATGAGACCCAAGAAAAATGCAGCCGCTATAGCTTGCTGAGATGGCTCAACAACACACTAAAAGTTAAATTCAATCATGTGTCACAGACATGCTCAG gtGCCACTCACTGCCAGTTCATGCACTGGCTGTTCCCAGGCTCGCTCGACATGAGCCAAGTGAAGTTCCAGGCACAGAACGAGGGGGAATTCAGGCACAACTACAATCTGCTTCAGGAAGCATTTGATAGGAGCGGCATTACCAAG GGAATTCCCGTTGGAGAACTGGTCACCGGCTCATTCAAAGCAAACTTCGTCTTCTTGAAGTGGTTCAAGACGTTTTTCACAGAGAACATCAAAGATATGGACTACGACCCAGTCCAAGCACGGGCTGGTGAAGGAATCTGTCCCGCGCTTATAATGATGAACTCCCCAAAAAGAG GGAGTTCGAGACTGGAACCTGATGTTGAAGAAACGAAGGGCGCCCAAAATTTCCCCTACACCGAGAAGTGGAAGGAGATGTACAGTTGGGCGGAGCCCAGCACTTGTGGAGAGCTCTACGCttactgcagtgtgtgtggtaCAGACTTGTTGACATATCGCAAAGGCATCCAGGATCTAACCCGACACTTTGTcacaatcaaacacaagacAAGGGCCAAAAAAGCCCAACTGGAACTTCAAGCCCCAAAAACAGGGCCATTGCCCTGTAGCGAGGTTGTCGTGCAGTTCATAAACAAATACTGTTCGTCAAGCTCCTCTGGTGGAGACCAGCCGTCTAGTGGCTTTGCACGCTATATGCTGGGATTAGAGTTTCCCACTGACGTTTTGTCGATTTGCAAGCAAACACCGTACTGCTTGTACGTGTACGGTGGGGTGACACTGGAGGAGGCGGCCACCGTGTCTGTGGTTCTCGTTGGCTTCTTTGACATAGAATCTGCCACACACCATATCAGGCTTCTGGACGTTCTGCCCTCTCCCGCAGAAGAAGCAGGGGAAGAACCAAAGAAAACAGGAGGAGCTGTGGTGGAGGCCGTGAAGAGATTCAGCCTTCCCTTGATTAATCTGTCTGCGGTTTACGTCGGTGGCACTGGTGCCTCCGCGGAGCACGTCTGCTCACAGCTCAGGGAGTTCAGTCCAAACCTAGTTGCCTTCGGAGATCTGGATAAGTTGGCGGATGCTGCCTGCCATGCCGCCGTCACAGCCCTCTCTGCCTCGGTTCTGAAGATCATTTCAGAGCTCCATGCATATTTCACGTCCACCTCCATGGAGATTGATTGTTTAAAGGATCTGTTCGCTTCTGAGAACAATGACAGCAAATCATTTCACCCTAGCAGAGACTGCCTTAACTTTAGTCAGTTAGTCAGGAAGATGCTGGAAACGTGGCCAGATCTGGTTTCCTTCTTCGATTCTTGCAAAAAGGACAAGGACAAAGTCCAGCCCATCTTTGCCATGCTGCAGGACGCAAACCTCAAGGCAACCTTTAAGTTCCTGGCTTTGGCCCTGAAGCCTCTTGAGGCTTTCCAAAAACATCTAGAGATGCATGATGGAGATACAGGCGCAGACCTGTTGCGCATCTTGCAAGAAGCCAGCAGCTTGTTGCACACCTATGCCGCACACTTCCTCAATCCGCAGGCTGCAGAGCGCTTCCTTGAGGAGCACGACGCCCGTGTCCTTACAGACAAGACGCTTCACCGGTCAGGGGCCGACCTCGTGGCTGGGGGTTCAGccgtggaggagctgctggatgAGCCTCTTACACAGCAGTTCTTGTCATTCTACATGACACTCACAGGTCTCATTGCTAAAGAGGTGCCACTGAGTGACAGGATCCTGAAGAGCATGGCGCAGCTCCTGAACCCCGAGACCAAACTCAAAGTAACAGACACGGCCGTGGAAGAACTAGGAAAGAGGCTGGGAGTCTGCAGCACTGAAGGAGAGGTGAACCAGCTCACCAAAGAGCTTCTGGAGTATCAGcagagggaagaagaagaagaggaggaagatggagaacACCAAGATACATCTGCCATCTCACTGGAGAAGCATTGGGCCGGCGTGCTCAAAAACAGGAATTCTTCCTCCGTCCTCAGGAACCTGGTCTTGAGCCTGCTGTCCTTCCCTTGTCCTCCCCTCGAGGCCGAGATAGTCTACGCTCAG GCCGTCGCAAGCGGAGATGCCATATTGTTTTCGGAAGACAGAGAGGATTCGATCATGGAGGACCCTATTTCTGAGGGCACTAGTACCTCCCCTGTCCAGAATGGCATAAAGATGAAAGAGGATTGTAGTGTATCAG TGAATTACCTTAATGGGACAGTTAAGCCATGCACAGTTCTCCTGAGGAAGCTCATCC AATCAAATATTGGGGGTGACAAAGATGGACTCGTCTCCAGTCAAGAG GGGCCCACTAGGGGAGGTAATGGTTGGGAGACCAGCTTGCGGCAGAAACCCCCGTCCCGCGCAGTGTTTCAGGCCGGCCGGGGCACCTGGGCCAAGCCTGTAGGTCTTGATAAGGACAGCCCAAGGGGACGGGAGTCTGAGGATGAGTTG GGGAAAGACACTTCACCGGCATCCAGTAGGATAACCCTGAGCGGTCGAAATTTGAGACGGGTCCAGGCCTATCAG GATGGGAAGGGCTTCCTGACCGGAGAGCTGGTGTGGGGGAGTCTGAAGGGCTTCTCCATGTGGCCCGGGTTGGTCGTGCCCTGGAAGGCCAAGTCAGCGCCGCCTGGGATGAGACGCGTGGAGTGGTTTGGAGACGGGATGTTCTCGGAG atcccctcttcaggcctTTTGCCGTTTCATGCCTTTACTCGCTGCTTCTGCAAAAATTCCTACGCCAGCCTGCCCACGTACAAGGACGCTATCTACCAGATCATTGAG CTGGCCGGGGAACGCTGCAGGAAGTCGTTTGGAGCGGCGAAGGGAGGCAAGGAGGACGAGCTCAATCTGATGCTGGACTGGGCCCACGGGGGATTCCTTCCAAGCGGGCCGGATGGCTTCAGGCCCCCTGGCT CTACACCGGCAGATCAGTCAGACAGTGCACAGTCAGACTACAATCCGCCAGCTAAAAGGAAACATGTTAGCAAGGCAAAAGCGATTGCACTTGCAGTCACCTACAACAGAG AATCAATGATACAGGAAATTGAAGACAAGGGTAAAAAGATTGAAG ATTTCTGTATGTCTTGTGGATCACCTGAGACAGAAATCTTCCATCCACTGTTTGTTGGCAGTCTCTGTTTGAAGTGCAAG GACAACTTTATGGAGACACTTTATCGCTACGACGAAGATGGCTACCAGTCGTACTGCACCGTTTGCTGTGGCGGCCTCGAGGTGATTCTCTGCGGCAATGCCAGCTGCTGCAG ATGTTTCTGCAAGGATTGCATCAACATCCTGGTGGGCCAGGGGACCTTCGATCAGCTGAAGGACATCGACCCTTGGAGCTGCTACGTATGCAAGCCGTCCGAGTGCGGTGGGAACCTGATGCTGAGGTCCGACTGGAGGCTGAAGGTCCAGGAGTTCTTCGTCAACAACAGTGCACTGGCATTC GAACCCCATCGAGTGtatccctccatctctgctgACCAGCGCAGACCCATCAGAGTGCTGTCACTATTCGATGGCATTGCAACAG GTTACCTCGTGTTGAAAGAGCTGGGCATCAAAGTGGAGCGCTACGTGGCTTCAGAGATATGCGGCGATTCCATCGCCGTGGGAATGATCAAACACCAGGGAAAGATCGAATACGTCAACGACGTGCGCACAATCACAAGGAAAACT CTGGCCGAATGGGGTCCGTTTGACCTGCTGATCGGAGGCAGTCCCTGTAACGATCTGTCCATGGTGAACCCTCTTCGAAAAGGATTGTTTG AGGGCACTGGCAGACTGTTTTTTGAGTTCTACCGCATGCTGACCATGATGAGGCCTAAAGAAGATGACGACCGCCCGTTCTTCTGGTTGTTTGAGAATGTGGTGTTCATGGGTGCCAACGACAAGTCAGATATCTGCAGATTCCTTGAG TGTAACCCCATTCTTATTGACGCAGTGAAAGTCAGTCCTGCACACAGAGCTCGCTATTTCTGGGGAAACGTCCCTGGCATGCACAG GCCTCTTGCAACATCTCTAGATGACAAAGTTGGCCTCCAGGATTGTTTGGAAGTGGGACGCAAAGCAAAG TTTGAGAAAGTCCGCACCATCACAACAAAATCCAACTCCATAAGGCAGGGAAAGGATGGCCCTCTTCCGGTGGACATGAACGGGAAGGAGGACTACCTCTGGTGTACCGAGATGGAGCA AATCTTTGGCTTCCCTAAACACTACACCGACGTGAACAACATGGGCCGGTGCCAGAGGCAGAGGGTCCTGGGTCGCTCCTGGAGCGTCCCGGTCATCCGCCACCTCTTCGCCCCCCTCAAGGACTATTTTGAATGTGAATCAGGGCAGTAA
- the dnmt3ba gene encoding DNA (cytosine-5-)-methyltransferase 3 beta, duplicate a isoform X4: MVGCAAFGCSNRSEKGYRMYGFPKDPDRMKRWMAMVSRQNLQMTWASNSRKLCHVHFEDDQFTATKTGGKLKLRPDALPTVFIHRPKPKRRKPIQMDHTYNAKLNFENCKMATNDIVLPDETQEKCSRYSLLRWLNNTLKVKFNHVSQTCSGATHCQFMHWLFPGSLDMSQVKFQAQNEGEFRHNYNLLQEAFDRSGITKGIPVGELVTGSFKANFVFLKWFKTFFTENIKDMDYDPVQARAGEGICPALIMMNSPKRGSSRLEPDVEETKGAQNFPYTEKWKEMYSWAEPSTCGELYAYCSVCGTDLLTYRKGIQDLTRHFVTIKHKTRAKKAQLELQAPKTGPLPCSEVVVQFINKYCSSSSSGGDQPSSGFARYMLGLEFPTDVLSICKQTPYCLYVYGGVTLEEAATVSVVLVGFFDIESATHHIRLLDVLPSPAEEAGEEPKKTGGAVVEAVKRFSLPLINLSAVYVGGTGASAEHVCSQLREFSPNLVAFGDLDKLADAACHAAVTALSASVLKIISELHAYFTSTSMEIDCLKDLFASENNDSKSFHPSRDCLNFSQLVRKMLETWPDLVSFFDSCKKDKDKVQPIFAMLQDANLKATFKFLALALKPLEAFQKHLEMHDGDTGADLLRILQEASSLLHTYAAHFLNPQAAERFLEEHDARVLTDKTLHRSGADLVAGGSAVEELLDEPLTQQFLSFYMTLTGLIAKEVPLSDRILKSMAQLLNPETKLKVTDTAVEELGKRLGVCSTEGEVNQLTKELLEYQQREEEEEEEDGEHQDTSAISLEKHWAGVLKNRNSSSVLRNLVLSLLSFPCPPLEAEIVYAQAVASGDAILFSEDREDSIMEDPISEGTSTSPVQNGIKMKEDCSVSVNYLNGTVKPCTVLLRKLIQSNIGGDKDGLVSSQEGKDTSPASSRITLSGRNLRRVQAYQDGKGFLTGELVWGSLKGFSMWPGLVVPWKAKSAPPGMRRVEWFGDGMFSEIPSSGLLPFHAFTRCFCKNSYASLPTYKDAIYQIIELAGERCRKSFGAAKGGKEDELNLMLDWAHGGFLPSGPDGFRPPGSTPADQSDSAQSDYNPPAKRKHVSKAKAIALAVTYNRESMIQEIEDKGKKIEDFCMSCGSPETEIFHPLFVGSLCLKCKDNFMETLYRYDEDGYQSYCTVCCGGLEVILCGNASCCRCFCKDCINILVGQGTFDQLKDIDPWSCYVCKPSECGGNLMLRSDWRLKVQEFFVNNSALAFEPHRVYPSISADQRRPIRVLSLFDGIATGYLVLKELGIKVERYVASEICGDSIAVGMIKHQGKIEYVNDVRTITRKTLAEWGPFDLLIGGSPCNDLSMVNPLRKGLFEGTGRLFFEFYRMLTMMRPKEDDDRPFFWLFENVVFMGANDKSDICRFLECNPILIDAVKVSPAHRARYFWGNVPGMHRPLATSLDDKVGLQDCLEVGRKAKFEKVRTITTKSNSIRQGKDGPLPVDMNGKEDYLWCTEMEQIFGFPKHYTDVNNMGRCQRQRVLGRSWSVPVIRHLFAPLKDYFECESGQ; this comes from the exons atggttggctgtgcagcgtttggatgctccaatcggtccgagaagggttaCCGAATGTatggcttccccaaggaccCAGATCGCATGAAGAgatggatggcaatggtcagccgtcaaaaccTGCAAATGACATGGGCCAGCAACAGTCGAAAACTATGTCAT gtacactttgaAGATGACCAATTCACTGCCACAAAAACAGGAGGCAAGTTGAAGTTGAGGCCAGATGCTTTGCCAACAGTATTCATTCATCGGCCTAAgccgaagaggaggaaaccaaTCCAAATGGACCACACATATAAcgccaaattaaacttcg AAAACTGCAAGATGGCAACCAATGACATCGTGCTTCCCGATGAGACCCAAGAAAAATGCAGCCGCTATAGCTTGCTGAGATGGCTCAACAACACACTAAAAGTTAAATTCAATCATGTGTCACAGACATGCTCAG gtGCCACTCACTGCCAGTTCATGCACTGGCTGTTCCCAGGCTCGCTCGACATGAGCCAAGTGAAGTTCCAGGCACAGAACGAGGGGGAATTCAGGCACAACTACAATCTGCTTCAGGAAGCATTTGATAGGAGCGGCATTACCAAG GGAATTCCCGTTGGAGAACTGGTCACCGGCTCATTCAAAGCAAACTTCGTCTTCTTGAAGTGGTTCAAGACGTTTTTCACAGAGAACATCAAAGATATGGACTACGACCCAGTCCAAGCACGGGCTGGTGAAGGAATCTGTCCCGCGCTTATAATGATGAACTCCCCAAAAAGAG GGAGTTCGAGACTGGAACCTGATGTTGAAGAAACGAAGGGCGCCCAAAATTTCCCCTACACCGAGAAGTGGAAGGAGATGTACAGTTGGGCGGAGCCCAGCACTTGTGGAGAGCTCTACGCttactgcagtgtgtgtggtaCAGACTTGTTGACATATCGCAAAGGCATCCAGGATCTAACCCGACACTTTGTcacaatcaaacacaagacAAGGGCCAAAAAAGCCCAACTGGAACTTCAAGCCCCAAAAACAGGGCCATTGCCCTGTAGCGAGGTTGTCGTGCAGTTCATAAACAAATACTGTTCGTCAAGCTCCTCTGGTGGAGACCAGCCGTCTAGTGGCTTTGCACGCTATATGCTGGGATTAGAGTTTCCCACTGACGTTTTGTCGATTTGCAAGCAAACACCGTACTGCTTGTACGTGTACGGTGGGGTGACACTGGAGGAGGCGGCCACCGTGTCTGTGGTTCTCGTTGGCTTCTTTGACATAGAATCTGCCACACACCATATCAGGCTTCTGGACGTTCTGCCCTCTCCCGCAGAAGAAGCAGGGGAAGAACCAAAGAAAACAGGAGGAGCTGTGGTGGAGGCCGTGAAGAGATTCAGCCTTCCCTTGATTAATCTGTCTGCGGTTTACGTCGGTGGCACTGGTGCCTCCGCGGAGCACGTCTGCTCACAGCTCAGGGAGTTCAGTCCAAACCTAGTTGCCTTCGGAGATCTGGATAAGTTGGCGGATGCTGCCTGCCATGCCGCCGTCACAGCCCTCTCTGCCTCGGTTCTGAAGATCATTTCAGAGCTCCATGCATATTTCACGTCCACCTCCATGGAGATTGATTGTTTAAAGGATCTGTTCGCTTCTGAGAACAATGACAGCAAATCATTTCACCCTAGCAGAGACTGCCTTAACTTTAGTCAGTTAGTCAGGAAGATGCTGGAAACGTGGCCAGATCTGGTTTCCTTCTTCGATTCTTGCAAAAAGGACAAGGACAAAGTCCAGCCCATCTTTGCCATGCTGCAGGACGCAAACCTCAAGGCAACCTTTAAGTTCCTGGCTTTGGCCCTGAAGCCTCTTGAGGCTTTCCAAAAACATCTAGAGATGCATGATGGAGATACAGGCGCAGACCTGTTGCGCATCTTGCAAGAAGCCAGCAGCTTGTTGCACACCTATGCCGCACACTTCCTCAATCCGCAGGCTGCAGAGCGCTTCCTTGAGGAGCACGACGCCCGTGTCCTTACAGACAAGACGCTTCACCGGTCAGGGGCCGACCTCGTGGCTGGGGGTTCAGccgtggaggagctgctggatgAGCCTCTTACACAGCAGTTCTTGTCATTCTACATGACACTCACAGGTCTCATTGCTAAAGAGGTGCCACTGAGTGACAGGATCCTGAAGAGCATGGCGCAGCTCCTGAACCCCGAGACCAAACTCAAAGTAACAGACACGGCCGTGGAAGAACTAGGAAAGAGGCTGGGAGTCTGCAGCACTGAAGGAGAGGTGAACCAGCTCACCAAAGAGCTTCTGGAGTATCAGcagagggaagaagaagaagaggaggaagatggagaacACCAAGATACATCTGCCATCTCACTGGAGAAGCATTGGGCCGGCGTGCTCAAAAACAGGAATTCTTCCTCCGTCCTCAGGAACCTGGTCTTGAGCCTGCTGTCCTTCCCTTGTCCTCCCCTCGAGGCCGAGATAGTCTACGCTCAG GCCGTCGCAAGCGGAGATGCCATATTGTTTTCGGAAGACAGAGAGGATTCGATCATGGAGGACCCTATTTCTGAGGGCACTAGTACCTCCCCTGTCCAGAATGGCATAAAGATGAAAGAGGATTGTAGTGTATCAG TGAATTACCTTAATGGGACAGTTAAGCCATGCACAGTTCTCCTGAGGAAGCTCATCC AATCAAATATTGGGGGTGACAAAGATGGACTCGTCTCCAGTCAAGAG GGGAAAGACACTTCACCGGCATCCAGTAGGATAACCCTGAGCGGTCGAAATTTGAGACGGGTCCAGGCCTATCAG GATGGGAAGGGCTTCCTGACCGGAGAGCTGGTGTGGGGGAGTCTGAAGGGCTTCTCCATGTGGCCCGGGTTGGTCGTGCCCTGGAAGGCCAAGTCAGCGCCGCCTGGGATGAGACGCGTGGAGTGGTTTGGAGACGGGATGTTCTCGGAG atcccctcttcaggcctTTTGCCGTTTCATGCCTTTACTCGCTGCTTCTGCAAAAATTCCTACGCCAGCCTGCCCACGTACAAGGACGCTATCTACCAGATCATTGAG CTGGCCGGGGAACGCTGCAGGAAGTCGTTTGGAGCGGCGAAGGGAGGCAAGGAGGACGAGCTCAATCTGATGCTGGACTGGGCCCACGGGGGATTCCTTCCAAGCGGGCCGGATGGCTTCAGGCCCCCTGGCT CTACACCGGCAGATCAGTCAGACAGTGCACAGTCAGACTACAATCCGCCAGCTAAAAGGAAACATGTTAGCAAGGCAAAAGCGATTGCACTTGCAGTCACCTACAACAGAG AATCAATGATACAGGAAATTGAAGACAAGGGTAAAAAGATTGAAG ATTTCTGTATGTCTTGTGGATCACCTGAGACAGAAATCTTCCATCCACTGTTTGTTGGCAGTCTCTGTTTGAAGTGCAAG GACAACTTTATGGAGACACTTTATCGCTACGACGAAGATGGCTACCAGTCGTACTGCACCGTTTGCTGTGGCGGCCTCGAGGTGATTCTCTGCGGCAATGCCAGCTGCTGCAG ATGTTTCTGCAAGGATTGCATCAACATCCTGGTGGGCCAGGGGACCTTCGATCAGCTGAAGGACATCGACCCTTGGAGCTGCTACGTATGCAAGCCGTCCGAGTGCGGTGGGAACCTGATGCTGAGGTCCGACTGGAGGCTGAAGGTCCAGGAGTTCTTCGTCAACAACAGTGCACTGGCATTC GAACCCCATCGAGTGtatccctccatctctgctgACCAGCGCAGACCCATCAGAGTGCTGTCACTATTCGATGGCATTGCAACAG GTTACCTCGTGTTGAAAGAGCTGGGCATCAAAGTGGAGCGCTACGTGGCTTCAGAGATATGCGGCGATTCCATCGCCGTGGGAATGATCAAACACCAGGGAAAGATCGAATACGTCAACGACGTGCGCACAATCACAAGGAAAACT CTGGCCGAATGGGGTCCGTTTGACCTGCTGATCGGAGGCAGTCCCTGTAACGATCTGTCCATGGTGAACCCTCTTCGAAAAGGATTGTTTG AGGGCACTGGCAGACTGTTTTTTGAGTTCTACCGCATGCTGACCATGATGAGGCCTAAAGAAGATGACGACCGCCCGTTCTTCTGGTTGTTTGAGAATGTGGTGTTCATGGGTGCCAACGACAAGTCAGATATCTGCAGATTCCTTGAG TGTAACCCCATTCTTATTGACGCAGTGAAAGTCAGTCCTGCACACAGAGCTCGCTATTTCTGGGGAAACGTCCCTGGCATGCACAG GCCTCTTGCAACATCTCTAGATGACAAAGTTGGCCTCCAGGATTGTTTGGAAGTGGGACGCAAAGCAAAG TTTGAGAAAGTCCGCACCATCACAACAAAATCCAACTCCATAAGGCAGGGAAAGGATGGCCCTCTTCCGGTGGACATGAACGGGAAGGAGGACTACCTCTGGTGTACCGAGATGGAGCA AATCTTTGGCTTCCCTAAACACTACACCGACGTGAACAACATGGGCCGGTGCCAGAGGCAGAGGGTCCTGGGTCGCTCCTGGAGCGTCCCGGTCATCCGCCACCTCTTCGCCCCCCTCAAGGACTATTTTGAATGTGAATCAGGGCAGTAA